Proteins from one Laribacter hongkongensis DSM 14985 genomic window:
- the hrcA gene encoding heat-inducible transcriptional repressor HrcA — protein sequence MLNDRAQRLLKTLVERYIADGQPVGSRTLTQLSGLDISPASVRNVMAELEDMGLVASPHTSAGRVPTARGYRVFVDKLLTMHPLEQQALRQVESGIHPDSPLRMAAAASQLLSDLTHFAGVVITPQRADAAFRQIEFLRLSEKRILLILVTPLGDVQNHLLVTDRDYTPGELIETANYLNHHYAGQSLEHITRDLEQELASLQGHIARLMTAAIHASKEATSQDDIVVSGEKRLLSVEELSSDLASLRRLFDMFEHKTELLHLLNISRQAQGVSLFIGEESGLSPLDGCTVVTAPYTFDGTRVGTLGVVGPTRMNYERVIPIVDITARLVSSALSSPLSGSDAPSSH from the coding sequence ATGCTGAATGATCGTGCCCAACGCCTGCTCAAAACCCTGGTCGAACGCTATATCGCCGACGGCCAGCCTGTCGGCTCGCGCACCCTGACCCAGCTGTCAGGCCTCGACATCAGCCCGGCCTCGGTCCGCAACGTCATGGCCGAGCTGGAAGACATGGGGCTGGTGGCCAGTCCGCACACCTCGGCCGGCCGGGTGCCCACCGCGCGCGGCTACCGGGTGTTCGTGGACAAGCTCCTCACCATGCACCCGCTGGAACAGCAGGCGCTGCGCCAGGTCGAAAGCGGCATCCATCCGGACAGTCCGCTGCGCATGGCTGCGGCTGCCTCGCAGCTTTTGTCCGACCTCACCCACTTTGCCGGCGTGGTCATCACGCCGCAGCGGGCCGATGCCGCGTTCCGGCAGATCGAATTCCTGCGCCTGTCGGAAAAGCGCATCCTGCTGATCCTGGTCACGCCGCTGGGCGACGTGCAGAACCACCTGCTGGTCACCGACCGCGACTACACGCCGGGCGAGCTGATCGAAACCGCCAACTACCTCAACCACCACTACGCCGGCCAGTCACTTGAGCACATCACCCGCGACCTCGAGCAGGAACTGGCCAGCCTGCAAGGCCACATTGCCCGCCTGATGACGGCCGCCATCCACGCCAGCAAGGAAGCCACCTCGCAGGACGACATCGTGGTCAGCGGCGAAAAGCGCCTGCTGTCGGTGGAAGAACTGTCGTCCGACCTGGCCTCGCTGCGGCGGCTGTTCGACATGTTCGAACACAAGACCGAGCTGCTGCACCTGCTCAACATCAGCCGCCAGGCACAGGGCGTGAGCCTGTTCATCGGTGAAGAATCCGGCCTGTCGCCACTGGACGGCTGTACCGTCGTCACCGCGCCCTATACCTTCGACGGCACCCGCGTCGGCACGCTTGGCGTGGTCGGTCCCACGCGCATGAACTACGAGCGCGTCATCCCGATCGTCGACATCACCGCCCGGCTGGTATCCAGCGCCCTGTCCAGCCCGCTGTCGGGCTCCGACGCTCCCTCATCCCATTGA
- the mltB gene encoding lytic murein transglycosylase B — translation MKSLFSGLLLACSLPALADDALIARPDVQAFINKVVAEHGLSREAVTASLQAAEKKPNILTILDRPSTARPWYQFRPAHVNSRLETEGAAFWRQHAAALADAEARYGVDPEAIVAILGIESGYGRNMGSFRVLDALSTIGFDYPRRAAFFQNELAEFLTLAREEKADPQSFKGSYAGAMGMAQFMPSSFRQWAVDGNGDGRRDIWGTPADAIASVANYLKQHGWQHGADIILPVSVNPAMGEKLAAEKFNLHYSAAELRGLGVDMPAGVPDQVQAVVYPLEMQAGVTEYWMGLQNFYTITRYNKSTLYATAVAQLANNIKLRWAMQEAYSGL, via the coding sequence ATGAAATCCCTGTTCTCCGGCCTGCTGCTGGCCTGTTCCCTGCCGGCACTGGCCGACGATGCCCTGATCGCCCGCCCGGACGTCCAGGCATTCATCAACAAGGTCGTGGCCGAACACGGCCTGTCGCGCGAAGCGGTGACCGCATCGCTGCAAGCCGCCGAAAAAAAGCCCAACATCCTGACCATCCTTGACCGTCCCTCGACCGCGCGGCCGTGGTACCAGTTCCGCCCGGCCCACGTGAACAGCCGGCTGGAAACCGAAGGTGCAGCCTTCTGGCGCCAGCACGCTGCGGCACTGGCCGACGCCGAAGCACGCTACGGCGTGGATCCGGAAGCCATCGTGGCCATCCTTGGCATTGAAAGCGGCTACGGCCGCAACATGGGCAGCTTCCGGGTACTGGACGCTCTCTCCACCATCGGCTTTGACTATCCGCGCCGGGCCGCGTTTTTCCAAAACGAGCTGGCTGAGTTCCTGACGCTGGCACGCGAGGAAAAAGCCGATCCGCAAAGCTTCAAGGGCAGCTACGCCGGTGCCATGGGCATGGCGCAGTTCATGCCGTCGAGCTTCCGCCAGTGGGCAGTGGACGGCAACGGCGACGGCCGCCGCGACATCTGGGGCACGCCGGCTGACGCCATCGCCTCGGTCGCCAATTACCTCAAGCAGCATGGCTGGCAGCACGGTGCCGACATCATCCTGCCGGTCAGCGTCAACCCGGCCATGGGTGAAAAACTGGCTGCCGAGAAATTCAACCTGCACTACAGCGCAGCCGAACTGCGCGGGCTGGGTGTCGACATGCCGGCCGGCGTACCGGACCAGGTGCAGGCAGTGGTTTACCCGCTGGAAATGCAGGCCGGCGTGACCGAGTACTGGATGGGGTTGCAGAATTTCTACACCATCACCCGCTACAACAAGAGCACGCTTTACGCCACCGCTGTCGCCCAGCTGGCCAACAACATCAAGCTGCGCTGGGCCATGCAGGAAGCCTACAGCGGCCTTTGA